The Verrucomicrobiota bacterium JB022 genome has a window encoding:
- a CDS encoding DUF433 domain-containing protein codes for MILLNTGIYTVPEASRLSEVAPSRIRRWMSGYRCKGKTYERYWVGQLPKMEGKQAVGFLDLIELRFMHFFLAQGVSLQRIKQVHQALQHRHGISHPFSTGQYGTDRVNILEQAADELGERLWVNVTSGQAELKFVEQFIHQLDFGSDSLAARWWPRGRDNLVVLDPQRNFGKPMLASCGVPTRAIITALRANDTVEAVAEWYEVSIAEVQAALEFERSLAA; via the coding sequence GTGATTTTGCTCAACACAGGCATCTATACCGTTCCCGAAGCGTCGCGCCTCAGCGAGGTTGCGCCGTCGCGGATTCGGCGCTGGATGTCAGGCTATCGCTGTAAAGGAAAGACTTACGAGCGCTATTGGGTGGGGCAGCTGCCAAAAATGGAAGGAAAGCAGGCCGTCGGTTTCCTCGACCTTATTGAGCTGCGCTTCATGCACTTCTTCCTGGCCCAAGGCGTTTCACTGCAACGTATCAAGCAGGTGCATCAAGCATTGCAGCATCGCCATGGCATCTCACATCCGTTCTCGACGGGGCAATATGGCACCGATCGCGTCAACATTCTGGAGCAGGCTGCGGATGAACTCGGAGAGCGGCTGTGGGTAAATGTTACTTCAGGCCAGGCAGAGCTTAAGTTTGTGGAGCAGTTCATCCATCAGCTCGATTTCGGCAGCGATTCTCTTGCTGCTCGCTGGTGGCCGCGAGGGCGCGATAATCTCGTGGTGCTCGACCCGCAGCGCAATTTTGGAAAACCGATGCTCGCAAGCTGCGGGGTGCCGACCCGGGCTATCATCACCGCACTCAGGGCAAACGATACGGTGGAGGCGGTAGCCGAGTGGTATGAAGTATCCATAGCGGAGGTTCAGGCTGCACTAGAGTTCGAGCGCTCGTTGGCGGCATGA